A window of Kyrpidia spormannii genomic DNA:
CCAAAGTGAGAGTGATGGGTTGTGCGGGAATTGTCCTGGCGGTGGTTCACCCAGACGGGATCGATCGACGCCTATCTCCTCTATTCACAGTACCAGAGTTCGGAGAACGCGCCGGGGGAGGAGGGAAAAGATCCACCGGCTTCGGGAAGCGAGGAAGCGGAGGCCAAAGTATGAACGTCCAGGTGGAAGGCATTGTGTTGCGGGGAGTGGACTATGGGGAAACCCATCGGATCGTGACATTGCTGACGCCGGAGATCGGGAAGGTCGGGGCCATGGCCCGGGGAGCCAAACGGCCCCAGAGCCGCCTGCGCGCCTTGGTGCAGCCCTTGGTGCGAGGGACATTCTCCCTGGCCTATCGGGGGCAGGGCATGGCGATCATTCGCCAGGGCCAGTGGTTGGAAGGATACCGGGCGATCCAGGAGGATCTCTGGAAGCACGCCTACGCCGGGTATGCGGCGGAGCTGGTCGATCGGTTTGTGGAGGAGGCGACCCCCAACCCCGGAGTTTATGAGTTTTTCCGCCAGTGGCTGGAAGCGCTGGCCGCGGGGAAAGATGCGGAAATTCTCACTCGCTTGTTTGAGCTGCACGTATGCGAGTGGGCGGGGGTGCGGCCGCTGCTCGATCGTTGCGCCGGATGCGGCGCGGCGGTGGGATACGCCAGGATGTTTGATTTGTCCGGTGGCGGGCCTCTTTGCGACCGGTGCCTCGACCTGCGCCGCGGCATTCCCATTCGCCCCCAGACTTGCGCAGTGATGCGCGCCTTGCAGTCGGTGCCCGTAAACCGCCTGGGGGATATACGGGTGGGCCCGGATACCCGCCGGGAGTTGGCCGACCTGCTCGGGGCGTATTTGGAACATCACACCGGGGCCCGCCTGCGGGGCCGGGAGTATATTCGCAGGCTGCGGGAATACGCCTGGCCGGGGCCGCTTGACGGGGCCGGAGGGGATTTGGTATGATTCGATCCGACAAGGACCAAGAACGGGCGAGGAAGGGTCTATAGTACCCGGGGGCACTGACCCCAAGCGAGCCGGGATGGGTGGGAGCCCGGCGGCAGTCCCGGGGAAACGGCAGCCTGGAGCCTGGGTGGAAAAGAGGGTTCGCACCGGAGGTGCGGATCAAGTAGGGTGGAACCGCGGGAGAACCATCTCTCGTCCCTATGGGGCGGGGGATGGTTTTATTTGTTTCCAGAGGTTTAGGCAGGATGTTTTAAAGGAGGCATAACGCGGAGGATGGCCATGACCTTTCAAGAGATGATTCTGCGGCTGCAAGAGTTTTGGGCGGGCCGGGGCTGCGTGCTGGCCCAGCCCTACGATGTGGAAAAGGGTGCCGGGACGATGAACCCCATGACCTTTCTGCGGGTGCTCGGCCCTGACCCGTGGCGGGTGGCCTACGTGGAGCCTTCCCGTCGCCCGGCGGACGGGCGGTACGGCGAGAATCCAAACCGGTTGTACCAGCACCATCAGTATCAGGTGATTCTCAAACCCTCTCCCGAGGACGTCCTCGAACTGTATTTAGAAAGCTTGCGCAGGTTGGACATCGACCCGGAGGAACATGATATCCGGTTTGTGGAGGACAACTGGGAATCGCCGACTCTGGGGGCCTGGGGGTTGGGTTGGGAGGTGTGGCTGGACGGCATGGAGATCACCCAGTTTACGTATTTTCAGCAGGTGGGGGGGTTGGACGTCCGACCCGTGGCGGCGGAGATCACCTACGGGCTGGAGAGGCTCGCCTCGTATATCCAGCAGTGTGACAACGTGTTCGACCTGGTCTGGGTGGAGGGCGTGACTTACCGGGACGTGTTTTTGCGGGGGGAGTACGAGCACTCGAAATACAGCTTCGAGGTTTCAGACGCCGAGCAACTCTTTGAATGGTTTTCCTCCTATGAGCGGGAAGCCCGCCGTGCCCTGGAGGCGGGGTTGGCCCTTCCAGCTTATGATTATGTGTTGAAGTGTTCCCATACGTTCAATCTTCTCGAGGCCCGGGGAGCCATCAGCGTATCCGAGCGGACAGCCTTTATCGGCCGGGTGCGCCAGTTGGCTCGCCTGTGCGCGGAAGCCTATGTCGGGGAAGGGGGGCGGGAGTGATGGCGGCACCGTTTTTGTTGGAAATCGGCGTGGAAGAGTTGCCGGCTCGGTTTGTTCCTGAAGCCCTGGAACAGCTTCGGGTGAGAATGTCCGAATGGTTGGAGGCTCAGCGCCTCGCCCACGGTGCCGTGCAGGTCTATGGCACCCCCCGCCGCCTGACGCTGTACGCGGCGGATCTGGCCGAAAGACAGGAAGATCGGGAATTCCAGGTTCGGGGGCCGTCCCTGAAGGCGGCGAAAGGACCAGATGGCCGCTGGACCAAGGCGGCGGAAGGGTTTGCCCGAAGTCAGGGAGTGGCTGTGGACGATCTGGTGGAGCGGGGGACGCCCCAGGGCGTGTACGTTTACGCGCTGAAGCGAGAAGCCGGCCTTCGGACTCCGGAGCTTCTTGCCGGCTATATCCCGGAGCTCGTCCTCGGCCTCTCCTTTCCGAAGACGATGCGTTGGGGGACGAGGGACGTCCGGTTTGCCCGGCCCATTCGCTGGTTGGTCGCCCTATACGGGGAGGAGGTCGTGCCGGCGGAGGTGGCCGGCGTGAAAACCGGCCGCATCAGCCGAGGGCACCGCACCCTTCATCCCGGGCCGGTGGAGATCCCCGGGGCGGAGGCGTACGTCGATATGCTGGACGCGGCCTTTGTGATGGTGGATGTGGCGCGGAGAAAAGAGGTGATCGTCGATCAGGTTCGCCGGGCGGCGGAAGAGATCGGGGGCCAGGCGGTGATCGACGAGGAGCTGCTGGAGGAAGTGGTGCATTTGGTGGAATGGCCGACTGCTTTCGCCGGGGCCTTTGACCGGGACTTTCTCCAAGTGCCGCCGGAAGTGATCATGCTGACGATGAAAGAAAACCAGCGGTATTTTCCCGTGGTGGACGGGGACGGCGGTCTCATCCCCGGATTCGTGGGGGTGCGAAACGGTGGAGACCACCGGCTGGACGTGGTCAGGGC
This region includes:
- the recO gene encoding DNA repair protein RecO → MNVQVEGIVLRGVDYGETHRIVTLLTPEIGKVGAMARGAKRPQSRLRALVQPLVRGTFSLAYRGQGMAIIRQGQWLEGYRAIQEDLWKHAYAGYAAELVDRFVEEATPNPGVYEFFRQWLEALAAGKDAEILTRLFELHVCEWAGVRPLLDRCAGCGAAVGYARMFDLSGGGPLCDRCLDLRRGIPIRPQTCAVMRALQSVPVNRLGDIRVGPDTRRELADLLGAYLEHHTGARLRGREYIRRLREYAWPGPLDGAGGDLV
- a CDS encoding YqzL family protein encodes the protein MRELSWRWFTQTGSIDAYLLYSQYQSSENAPGEEGKDPPASGSEEAEAKV
- the glyQ gene encoding glycine--tRNA ligase subunit alpha, which encodes MTFQEMILRLQEFWAGRGCVLAQPYDVEKGAGTMNPMTFLRVLGPDPWRVAYVEPSRRPADGRYGENPNRLYQHHQYQVILKPSPEDVLELYLESLRRLDIDPEEHDIRFVEDNWESPTLGAWGLGWEVWLDGMEITQFTYFQQVGGLDVRPVAAEITYGLERLASYIQQCDNVFDLVWVEGVTYRDVFLRGEYEHSKYSFEVSDAEQLFEWFSSYEREARRALEAGLALPAYDYVLKCSHTFNLLEARGAISVSERTAFIGRVRQLARLCAEAYVGEGGRE